A genomic region of Macaca thibetana thibetana isolate TM-01 chromosome 14, ASM2454274v1, whole genome shotgun sequence contains the following coding sequences:
- the SCGB1C1 gene encoding secretoglobin family 1C member 1: MKGSRALLLVALTLFCICRLATGEDCNEFFMDFLQTLLVGTPEELYEGPLGKYNVNEDAKAAMTELKSCIDGLQPMHKAELIKLLV; encoded by the exons ATGAAGGGGAGCCGTGCCCTCCTGCTGGTGGCCCTCACCCTGTTCTGCATCTGCC GGCTGGCCACAGGGGAGGACTGCAATGAGTTTTTCATGGACTTCCTGCAAACACTACTGGTGGGGACCCCAGAGGAGCTCTATGAGGGGCCCCTGGGCAAGTACAATGTCAACGAAGATGCCAAGGCAGCAATGACTGAACTCAAGTCCTGCATAGACGGCCTGCAGCCAATGCACAAGGCAGAGCTGATCAAGTTGCTGGTATGA